In Oryza brachyantha chromosome 1, ObraRS2, whole genome shotgun sequence, the following are encoded in one genomic region:
- the LOC102720472 gene encoding uncharacterized protein LOC102720472 isoform X1: MADSTAMTVDFLRARLLSERSVSRAAKERADQLAKKVADLEEQVRAVTAQRRQAERAATEVLAILESQGFGGHLSDVLDSGSDHDGEDDDDDDPREARSDGDTAGSRGEEKTAAPAQGEAEDALSGTARPGGLSWKGRSVSPRKARQLKQKHRRSYFYLLSSDPSPKYRMGQSCRKNKRKELSNGRSTPPEEESGDVAELAGSQKGQQDGSDCTDYGQPDVDGVVGGDDRSSADVGGQYVIRYEKDGEMERVLERQAELIGQYEAEEEAQRQWEKQFNENRSSTKGHNKMCQIENGWKQSKEHARIADKAVHCNEEAKSSVKNLVSASNNRSAGRLSNGSLSESPQNTSGQQSAADQRDAHEEHQNCHAQSQGSSNGVGATTGKNKDQGNESPDGCSSYCAIKALSDGSPSTSDTALNSKVSDWSPSRFHDHGDNQLFARPDQQPRSNVDIESVLQALQLARISLSQKLSKPVPPSQVTLALPAPGDDDHTEEDGYSPVDEEFNSARDELCSSSPSRDQEILALPAPEDYHERDDWPVNDATISVPSEEQVSSSPHRQEILALPAPGDACHSEIVDDIKIPICTAGLFRLPTDSFPKDEMLSSCSKYGSELNLGPTAAPRKNAFASNADARITVAPSVIRDDHGFSAKQCYDPHDSVLLSVPTSGRCSTRSSDFTIGIPGLAEDYRKGRSLSDADLFMQRGCDYTVSNKWML, translated from the exons ATGGCGGACTCCACGGCCATGACCGTCGACTTCCTCCGCGCGCGGCTGCTCTCCGAGCGGTCCGTCTCCCGTGCCGCCAAGGAGCGCGCCGACCAGCTCGCCAAGAAG GTTGCGGACCTGGAGGAGCAGGTccgggcggtgacggcgcagaGGCGGCAGGCtgagcgggcggcgacggaggtgcTGGCCATTCTGGAGTCCCAAGGGTTCGGTGGCCACCTCTCCGACGTGCTCGACTCGGGCTCCGATCACGATGGCGAggatgatgacgatgacgaCCCACGCGAGGCGaggagcgacggcgacacggcCGGCTCCCGCGGGGAGGAGAAgacagcggcgccggcgcagggTGAAGCGGAGGACGCGCTGTCCGGGACGGCCCGGCCCGGCGGGCTGTCGTGGAAAGGCCGCAGCGTGAGCCCGCGCAAGGCGAGGCAGCTCAAGCAGAAGCACCGGAGGAGCTACTTctacctcctctcctccgaTCCCTCGCCCAAGTACCGGATGGGGCAGTCCTGCCGGAAGAACAAACGCAAGGAGCTCAG CAATGGCAGGTCGACGCCACCGGAAGAGGAGAGCGGCGACGTCGCAGAACTCGCGGGGAGCCAGAAGGGGCAGCAAGATGGATCGGATTGCACCGACTATGGCCAGCCTGACGTGGACGGCGTGGTGGGCGGAGATGACCGGAGCTCAGCGGACGTTGGTGGCCAGTATGTGATCAGGTACGAGAAGGACGGCGAGATGGAGAGGGTGCTCGAGAGGCAGGCCGAGCTGATCGGCCAGTATGAGGCGGAGGAAGAAGCTCAGAGGCAGTGGGAGAAGCAGTTCAACGAGAACCGGAGCTCAACCAAG GGTCATAATAAGATGTGCCAAATTGAAAATGGTTGGAAGCAGAGCAAAGAACATGCTAGGATCGCGGATAAAGCGGTACATTGCAACGAAGAGGCAAAATCAAGCGTTAAAAATCTCGTCAGCGCCAGTAACAACCGCTCTGCTGGCCGTCTGTCGAATGGTTCCCTTTCTGAATCACCCCAAAACACGTCAGGACAGCAATCTGCTGCCGACCAACGTGACGCACACGAGGAGCATCAAAACTGTCATGCACAGTCTCAAGGAAGCTCCAATGGCGTCGGCGCAACGACAGGGAAGAATAAAGACCAAGGAAACGAGAGTCCAGACGGTTGTTCAAGCTACTGTGCCATCAAAGCGCTATCAGATGGGAGCCCGTCAACCAGCGACACCGCTCTGAACAGCAAGGTCTCTGACTGGAGCCCGTCACGCTTCCATGACCATGGCGACAACCAGCTCTTCGCACGGCCAGATCAACAGCCAAGAAGCAACGTGGACATAGAGAGTGTTCTACAAGCTCTTCAGCTTGCAAGGATTTCCCTGAGCCAGAAGCTGAGCAAGCCAGTTCCACCCAGCCAGGTGACTCTGGCGCTTCCGGCACCAGGTGATGACGACCATACAGAAGAAGACGGCTACTCCCCTGTCGACGAAGAGTTCAATTCTGCTAGAGATGAACTCTGCAGCTCGAGCCCGTCTCGTGATCAGGAGATACTggctctccctgcaccagaGGATTACCATGAAAGGGATGATTGGCCGGTCAATGACGCCACCATTTCGGTGCCGTCAGAAGAACAGGTCAGTTCAAGCCCACACCGGCAGGAGATCCTGGCTCTCCCAGCTCCAGGAGATGCTTGCCACAGCGAGATAGTGGATGACATCAAGATACCTATCTGCACTGCCGGCTTGTTCCGGTTGCCAACAGACTCATTTCCTAAGGACGAGATGCTCTCAAGCTGCAGCAAATATGGTTCAGAGCTCAATCTGGGACCAACTGCAGCTCCTCGCAAGAACGCCTTCGCGAGCAACGCTGACGCTCGTATCACAGTAGCTCCGTCAGTGATCAGAGATGATCATGGCTTTTCAGCGAAGCAATGTTACGATCCACACGATTCTGTGCTGCTCTCTGTGCCTACTTCTGGTAGGTGTAGCACTCGAAGTTCAGATTTCACCATAGGAATTCCAGGACTTGCCGAAGACTATAGGAAGGGGAGATCCCTTTCAGATGCAGACTTGTTCATGCAGCGTGGCTGCGATTACACTGTTTCTAATAAGTGGATGCTGTAG
- the LOC102720472 gene encoding uncharacterized protein LOC102720472 isoform X2: MTVDFLRARLLSERSVSRAAKERADQLAKKVADLEEQVRAVTAQRRQAERAATEVLAILESQGFGGHLSDVLDSGSDHDGEDDDDDDPREARSDGDTAGSRGEEKTAAPAQGEAEDALSGTARPGGLSWKGRSVSPRKARQLKQKHRRSYFYLLSSDPSPKYRMGQSCRKNKRKELRSTPPEEESGDVAELAGSQKGQQDGSDCTDYGQPDVDGVVGGDDRSSADVGGQYVIRYEKDGEMERVLERQAELIGQYEAEEEAQRQWEKQFNENRSSTKGHNKMCQIENGWKQSKEHARIADKAVHCNEEAKSSVKNLVSASNNRSAGRLSNGSLSESPQNTSGQQSAADQRDAHEEHQNCHAQSQGSSNGVGATTGKNKDQGNESPDGCSSYCAIKALSDGSPSTSDTALNSKVSDWSPSRFHDHGDNQLFARPDQQPRSNVDIESVLQALQLARISLSQKLSKPVPPSQVTLALPAPGDDDHTEEDGYSPVDEEFNSARDELCSSSPSRDQEILALPAPEDYHERDDWPVNDATISVPSEEQVSSSPHRQEILALPAPGDACHSEIVDDIKIPICTAGLFRLPTDSFPKDEMLSSCSKYGSELNLGPTAAPRKNAFASNADARITVAPSVIRDDHGFSAKQCYDPHDSVLLSVPTSGRCSTRSSDFTIGIPGLAEDYRKGRSLSDADLFMQRGCDYTVSNKWML; encoded by the exons ATGACCGTCGACTTCCTCCGCGCGCGGCTGCTCTCCGAGCGGTCCGTCTCCCGTGCCGCCAAGGAGCGCGCCGACCAGCTCGCCAAGAAG GTTGCGGACCTGGAGGAGCAGGTccgggcggtgacggcgcagaGGCGGCAGGCtgagcgggcggcgacggaggtgcTGGCCATTCTGGAGTCCCAAGGGTTCGGTGGCCACCTCTCCGACGTGCTCGACTCGGGCTCCGATCACGATGGCGAggatgatgacgatgacgaCCCACGCGAGGCGaggagcgacggcgacacggcCGGCTCCCGCGGGGAGGAGAAgacagcggcgccggcgcagggTGAAGCGGAGGACGCGCTGTCCGGGACGGCCCGGCCCGGCGGGCTGTCGTGGAAAGGCCGCAGCGTGAGCCCGCGCAAGGCGAGGCAGCTCAAGCAGAAGCACCGGAGGAGCTACTTctacctcctctcctccgaTCCCTCGCCCAAGTACCGGATGGGGCAGTCCTGCCGGAAGAACAAACGCAAGGAGCTCAG GTCGACGCCACCGGAAGAGGAGAGCGGCGACGTCGCAGAACTCGCGGGGAGCCAGAAGGGGCAGCAAGATGGATCGGATTGCACCGACTATGGCCAGCCTGACGTGGACGGCGTGGTGGGCGGAGATGACCGGAGCTCAGCGGACGTTGGTGGCCAGTATGTGATCAGGTACGAGAAGGACGGCGAGATGGAGAGGGTGCTCGAGAGGCAGGCCGAGCTGATCGGCCAGTATGAGGCGGAGGAAGAAGCTCAGAGGCAGTGGGAGAAGCAGTTCAACGAGAACCGGAGCTCAACCAAG GGTCATAATAAGATGTGCCAAATTGAAAATGGTTGGAAGCAGAGCAAAGAACATGCTAGGATCGCGGATAAAGCGGTACATTGCAACGAAGAGGCAAAATCAAGCGTTAAAAATCTCGTCAGCGCCAGTAACAACCGCTCTGCTGGCCGTCTGTCGAATGGTTCCCTTTCTGAATCACCCCAAAACACGTCAGGACAGCAATCTGCTGCCGACCAACGTGACGCACACGAGGAGCATCAAAACTGTCATGCACAGTCTCAAGGAAGCTCCAATGGCGTCGGCGCAACGACAGGGAAGAATAAAGACCAAGGAAACGAGAGTCCAGACGGTTGTTCAAGCTACTGTGCCATCAAAGCGCTATCAGATGGGAGCCCGTCAACCAGCGACACCGCTCTGAACAGCAAGGTCTCTGACTGGAGCCCGTCACGCTTCCATGACCATGGCGACAACCAGCTCTTCGCACGGCCAGATCAACAGCCAAGAAGCAACGTGGACATAGAGAGTGTTCTACAAGCTCTTCAGCTTGCAAGGATTTCCCTGAGCCAGAAGCTGAGCAAGCCAGTTCCACCCAGCCAGGTGACTCTGGCGCTTCCGGCACCAGGTGATGACGACCATACAGAAGAAGACGGCTACTCCCCTGTCGACGAAGAGTTCAATTCTGCTAGAGATGAACTCTGCAGCTCGAGCCCGTCTCGTGATCAGGAGATACTggctctccctgcaccagaGGATTACCATGAAAGGGATGATTGGCCGGTCAATGACGCCACCATTTCGGTGCCGTCAGAAGAACAGGTCAGTTCAAGCCCACACCGGCAGGAGATCCTGGCTCTCCCAGCTCCAGGAGATGCTTGCCACAGCGAGATAGTGGATGACATCAAGATACCTATCTGCACTGCCGGCTTGTTCCGGTTGCCAACAGACTCATTTCCTAAGGACGAGATGCTCTCAAGCTGCAGCAAATATGGTTCAGAGCTCAATCTGGGACCAACTGCAGCTCCTCGCAAGAACGCCTTCGCGAGCAACGCTGACGCTCGTATCACAGTAGCTCCGTCAGTGATCAGAGATGATCATGGCTTTTCAGCGAAGCAATGTTACGATCCACACGATTCTGTGCTGCTCTCTGTGCCTACTTCTGGTAGGTGTAGCACTCGAAGTTCAGATTTCACCATAGGAATTCCAGGACTTGCCGAAGACTATAGGAAGGGGAGATCCCTTTCAGATGCAGACTTGTTCATGCAGCGTGGCTGCGATTACACTGTTTCTAATAAGTGGATGCTGTAG
- the LOC102720753 gene encoding protein BUD31 homolog 1: MPKIKTSRVKYPEGWELIEPTIRDLDAKMREAENDTHDGKRKCEALWPIFRISHQRSRYIYDLYYRRKEISKELYEFCLDQGYADRNLIAKWKKPGYERLCCLRCIQTRDHNFATTCVCRVPKHLREEKVIECVHCGCRGCASGD; encoded by the exons ATGCCTAAAATAAAGACAAGCCGTGTCAAATATCCAGAAGGATGGGAACTTATTGAACCAACAATCCGTGATTTGGATGCCAAGATGAGGGAAG CTGAAAATGACACACATGATGGGAAGAGAAAGTGTGAAGCCCTCTGGCCAATTTTCCGTATTTCCCATCAAAGAAGTCGGTACATATATGATCTTTATTATAGAAGGAAAGAAATATCAAAAGAGTTGTACGAGTTTTGCCTGGACCAGGGTTATGCAGACCGTAATTTGATTGCAAAGTGGAAAAAG CCAGGTTATGAGCGCCTTTGCTGTCTTCGATGTATACAGACACGAGACCACAACTTTGCAACTACTTGTGTCTGCCGGGTCCCCAAGCATCTCAGGGAGGAGAAGGTTATAGAATGTGTTCACTGCGGATGCAGGGGCTGTGCCAGCGGTGACTGA
- the LOC102721034 gene encoding WD repeat-containing protein ATCSA-1-like codes for MWCEAVRRRERGELRARRFETAARVRRTASLSLSNRKEFATPHNGAVNSLQVDLTESRYLLSGASDGSIAIFDVQNATEYEAGLIAKHRSILLVDKQHENGHKFAVSMAIWYPVDTGLFMTASFDQYVKVWDTNSAQVVMDFKMPGKVYSVAMSPIATTHMLIATGSADVQVRLCDIASGAFTHTLSGHRDGIMSLEWSASSEWILMSGGCDGAIRFWDIRRAGCFRVLDQSRSQLGRRPPFLEGTSEKDPMNSLQPSPSSKIYSAQQSTGKSKQLHSSHKSKIPRHGHVQQRLHPGLSSSQNRATAHYGAVTGLRTTTDGMHLLSSGSDSRLRLWDIDSGCNTLVNFEAMRLQNSKPLQLAVTEDPSLVFVPCMASIKAYSLWSGMTFQTFRGHYEPVNCCYYSAQEQELYTGSNDRQILVWSPSTPAFTEMEDDGMRQRHFVVDEDNWSD; via the exons ATGTGGTGTGAGGCGGTGAGGCGGAGGGAACGCGGGGAGCTCCGCGCACGGCGCTTCGAGACCGCCGCTCGGGTACGCCGCACCgcctcgctctcgctctccAACCGCAAGGAGTTCGCCACCCCGCACAACGGCGCCGTCAACTCCCTCCAG GTTGATTTGACAGAGAGCCGGTACCTGCTCTCAGGGGCATCAGATGGGTCAATCGCTATATTCGACGTGCAGAATGCAACTGAATACGAAGCTGGGCTCATTGCCAAGCACAGGAGCATTCTTCTTGTGGACAAGCAACATGAAAATGGCCACAAATTTGCTGTATCAATGGCTATATGGTATCCTGTGGACACTGGGCTGTTCATGACAGCTTCTTTTGATCAGTATGTCAAAGTTTGGGATACGAATTCGGCTCAA GTTGTCATGGATTTTAAGATGCCAGGAAAAGTGTACAGCGTAGCAATGTCCCCAATTGCAACAACACATATGCTTATCGCTACTGGAAGTGCAGATGTTCAGGTCCGCTTATGTGACATTGCTTCTGGAGCCTTTACCCACACGCTATCCGGTCATCGTG ATGGTATCATGTCTTTGGAGTGGTCTGCTTCAAGTGAATGGATTTTAATGAGTGGTGGTTGTGATGGGGCAATACGATTTTGGGACATAAGACGAGCTGGATGCTTTCGTGTTCTTGATCAGTCACGGTCTCAACTAGGAAGACGGCCTCCTTTTCTCGAGGGCACCTCGGAAAAG GATCCTATGAACTCTTTACAACCTTCACCTTCTTCAAAGATCTACTCAGCACAGCAGAGCACAGGCAAGAGTAAGCAGTTACATTCTTCGCACAAAAGTAAAATCCCTAGACATGGACATGTCCAACAGAGATTGCACCCTGGTTTGTCTTCCAGTCAAAATCGTGCAACAGCTCATTATGGTGCTGTTACAGGATTAAGAACAACTACTGATGGGATGCACCTTCTTAGCTCAG GATCTGATTCTCGCTTAAGACTTTGGGATATTGATTCAGGCTGCAATACTTTGGTCAATTTTGAAGCTATGCGATTACAGAATAGCAAACCACTACAATTAGCTGTCACTGAGGATCCATCACTTGTATTTGTCCCATGCATGGCAAGCATTAAG GCATACAGTTTATGGTCTGGTATGACATTTCAAACATTCCGTGGGCACTATGAACCTGTTAATTGCTGCTACTATAGTGCACAAGAACAA GAGCTTTATACTGGCAGCAATGACAGACAAATTCTTGTGTGGTCTCCTTCAACTCCAGCATTTACTGAAATG GAAGATGATGGCATGAGGCAAAGACATTTTGTAGTCGATGAAGATAACTGGAGCGACTAA